The following proteins are co-located in the Spinactinospora alkalitolerans genome:
- a CDS encoding uracil-xanthine permease family protein, translating into MKLGLGWKLYGDGSAPPPGAVVKPDERLSWGRTAGLGAQHVVAMFGATFVFPIVMGLDPNLAIMMSGIGTILFLLIVKGKIPSYLGTSASFVGAVTAIRAAGGDSATVTGAILVAGAVLALSGVLIHLLGPHVILKAFPPAVTGAVVMLIGFNLAPVVATAYWPYDQWIGLLTMGFVVLATVLLRGFLGRITILLGLIFGFVMSWLFDRVFGMASVPGDEPGSVVDAFRVDLSGVAEASWIGLPSFHAPDFQTSAILVALPAVIALIAENAGHVKAVQEMTGEDLDPHMGRAIFADGVATTLASSVGGSPTTTYAENIGVMAATRIYSTAAYYVAAIVAILFGLCPKFGALIAATPSGVLGGITVVLYGMIGLLGAKIWVENRVDFANPVVLVPLAAGLIAGIGGVEVAFTDTFVINGIALGTIITLVGYHLLVWLAPEHMVPRPVGARPEGDEGAGIMVVGTGDDTALPEAAKEERAVEGADKEGPDRT; encoded by the coding sequence ATGAAACTCGGCTTGGGCTGGAAACTCTACGGGGACGGCAGCGCCCCGCCCCCGGGAGCGGTGGTCAAGCCCGACGAACGGCTGTCGTGGGGCAGGACCGCGGGCCTGGGCGCCCAGCACGTGGTCGCGATGTTCGGCGCGACCTTCGTCTTCCCGATCGTCATGGGCCTGGACCCCAACCTGGCCATCATGATGTCGGGCATCGGCACGATCCTGTTCCTGCTCATCGTGAAGGGGAAGATCCCGAGCTACCTGGGCACCAGTGCGTCGTTCGTGGGCGCCGTGACCGCCATCCGCGCCGCGGGCGGCGACAGCGCCACCGTGACCGGCGCCATCCTGGTGGCCGGCGCGGTCCTCGCGCTGTCGGGAGTGCTCATCCACCTGCTCGGCCCGCACGTCATCCTCAAGGCGTTCCCGCCCGCGGTCACCGGCGCGGTGGTCATGCTGATCGGCTTCAACCTCGCCCCCGTCGTCGCCACGGCCTACTGGCCCTACGACCAGTGGATCGGCCTGCTCACCATGGGCTTCGTTGTGCTGGCGACCGTGCTGCTGCGCGGCTTCCTCGGCCGCATCACCATCCTCCTCGGGCTGATCTTCGGGTTCGTCATGTCATGGCTCTTCGACCGGGTCTTCGGCATGGCCTCGGTGCCCGGCGATGAACCCGGCAGCGTCGTCGACGCCTTCAGGGTGGACCTGTCGGGCGTCGCCGAGGCCTCATGGATCGGCCTGCCCTCCTTCCACGCCCCCGACTTCCAGACATCGGCGATCCTGGTCGCGCTGCCGGCCGTCATCGCGCTGATCGCGGAGAACGCCGGCCACGTCAAGGCGGTCCAGGAGATGACCGGGGAGGACCTCGACCCCCACATGGGCCGCGCCATCTTCGCCGACGGCGTCGCCACCACGCTGGCCAGCTCCGTCGGCGGATCGCCCACCACGACCTACGCCGAGAACATCGGGGTCATGGCGGCGACCCGGATCTACTCCACGGCGGCCTACTACGTGGCGGCGATCGTGGCGATCCTGTTCGGACTGTGCCCGAAGTTCGGCGCCCTGATCGCCGCCACGCCCAGCGGCGTGCTCGGCGGCATCACGGTCGTGCTCTACGGCATGATCGGACTGCTGGGCGCCAAGATCTGGGTGGAGAACCGGGTCGACTTCGCCAACCCCGTCGTGCTCGTCCCGCTGGCCGCCGGCCTCATCGCCGGCATCGGCGGCGTGGAGGTGGCGTTCACCGACACCTTCGTGATCAACGGCATCGCGCTGGGCACGATCATCACCCTGGTCGGCTACCACCTGCTCGTCTGGCTGGCCCCCGAGCACATGGTGCCGCGGCCGGTCGGTGCGCGCCCCGAGGGCGACGAGGGCGCGGGGATCATGGTCGTGGGCACCGGCGACGACACGGCGCTGCCCGAGGCGGCGAAGGAGGAGAGGGCCGTGGAAGGCGCGGACAAGGAGGGCCCCGACCGGACCTGA
- a CDS encoding FAD binding domain-containing protein translates to MKPPAFSYHAPTTPAEALATLAEVGPHGKVLAGGQSLIPLLNMRLAAPEHLVDINGVTGLDRIDVDADGVRVGALVRHARLEADGAAAAAVPLLRQGLRLVAHPVIRNRGTTVGSLAHADPSAEMTAVLALLGGAVEAAGASGTRTVPAADFFIGPMESCLRPDELAVAARFPRPAPGSGSAFVEVARRHGDYAVCGVAAVVTLDADLRIEAARAAYLSMSPVPLVLDLTEAVAGRAPGTADFAAAGRLARDRTEPETDIHATAEYRRHLAGVLTARALREAADAAAHDTAVPGLDPTGTRSAR, encoded by the coding sequence GTGAAACCACCGGCTTTCTCCTACCACGCTCCGACCACGCCGGCCGAGGCGCTGGCGACGCTCGCCGAGGTCGGGCCGCACGGCAAGGTGCTCGCGGGCGGGCAGAGCCTGATCCCGCTGCTCAACATGCGCCTGGCCGCGCCTGAGCACCTCGTGGACATCAACGGCGTCACCGGACTGGACCGCATCGACGTCGACGCCGACGGCGTGCGCGTGGGAGCGCTGGTCCGGCACGCCCGGCTGGAGGCCGACGGCGCCGCTGCGGCCGCGGTGCCCCTGCTGCGCCAGGGGCTGCGGCTGGTGGCGCACCCCGTCATCCGCAACCGCGGCACCACCGTCGGCAGCCTCGCCCACGCCGACCCGTCGGCGGAGATGACCGCGGTCCTCGCCCTGCTCGGCGGCGCGGTGGAGGCGGCCGGCGCATCCGGCACCCGGACGGTGCCGGCCGCGGACTTCTTCATCGGGCCGATGGAGAGCTGCCTGCGCCCCGACGAGCTCGCCGTCGCGGCCCGCTTCCCGCGGCCGGCGCCGGGCAGCGGCAGCGCGTTCGTCGAAGTGGCCCGCAGGCACGGCGACTACGCGGTGTGCGGCGTGGCCGCCGTCGTCACCCTCGACGCCGATCTGCGGATCGAGGCGGCCCGCGCCGCCTACCTCTCGATGTCGCCGGTCCCGCTGGTGCTGGACCTGACCGAGGCGGTGGCCGGGCGCGCGCCCGGCACCGCCGACTTCGCCGCCGCCGGACGGCTGGCGCGGGACCGGACGGAGCCGGAGACCGACATCCACGCCACCGCCGAGTACCGCCGCCACCTCGCGGGGGTGCTCACCGCCCGCGCGCTGCGGGAGGCCGCCGACGCCGCGGCCCACGACACCGCGGTGCCCGGACTCGACCCGACCGGAACCAGGAGCGCACGATGA
- a CDS encoding (2Fe-2S)-binding protein encodes MSEELHEIRLRVNGAPHTTTVPARRLLSDCLRHDLGLTGTHVGCEHGVCGACTVQIDGRPMRSCLMFAVSAQGHDITTVEGLARPDGDLHPVQRAFRECHGLQCGFCTPGFLTVAAAFLEDNPDPTEEEAREAIGGNLCRCTGYVNIVKAVLRAAELRRAASAAVPEQAGAARARAEGGHR; translated from the coding sequence ATGAGCGAGGAACTCCACGAGATCCGGCTGCGCGTCAACGGCGCGCCGCACACGACGACGGTGCCCGCCCGGCGGCTGCTGTCGGACTGCCTGCGCCACGACCTCGGGCTCACCGGCACCCACGTCGGGTGCGAGCACGGGGTGTGCGGGGCGTGCACCGTGCAGATCGACGGCAGGCCCATGCGCTCGTGCCTGATGTTCGCCGTCAGCGCCCAGGGCCACGACATCACCACCGTCGAGGGGCTGGCCCGTCCGGACGGCGACCTGCACCCGGTCCAGCGCGCGTTCCGCGAGTGCCACGGCCTGCAGTGCGGCTTCTGCACGCCCGGCTTCCTCACCGTCGCGGCCGCCTTCCTGGAGGACAACCCCGACCCCACCGAGGAGGAGGCCCGCGAGGCCATCGGCGGCAACCTGTGCCGGTGCACCGGCTACGTCAACATCGTCAAGGCGGTCCTGCGCGCCGCCGAACTCCGGCGCGCGGCGTCGGCGGCGGTTCCGGAGCAGGCCGGGGCGGCGCGGGCCCGGGCGGAGGGAGGACACCGGTGA
- the cutA gene encoding aerobic carbon-monoxide dehydrogenase large subunit — MTTKMFGAPVQRTEDERLVTGRGGYLDDLGAGAYAAAFVRSPHAHARIRDVDVMAALDVDGLVAVYTHDDLSGAMAEPLPLLIPHPAILDGRTPYALAKEYVHHVGEPVAMVVARDRYAAEDAVERIMVDYELLDPVVGIDNAERAERVVHAGMPDNVAAHLVQEVGDASDAIAAAPHTLELDLDIERSACTPMEGRGVYARWDGADGMLRLYSSTQTASGVRAAVAAKLGLELGQVEVVVPDVGGGFGVKIMHPWPEELMVPWAARLLGHEVKWAEDRREHFVSAAHERGQHQRVRAGFDDEGRLLGLDVRILHDNGAYLPYGIIVPIVTSTQLLGPYKPGAYRVEFRSLYTNTVIVTPYRGAGRPQGVFAMERTMDAIADYLGRDRTQVRAANFIQPDEMPYDQGLLFQDGRPLVYDSGDFPASLAKLKDLIGWDDFESYRERARAEGRRVGIGLACYVEGTGPGPYEGGHVQVETSGRVRVATGLTSQGQGHQTILAQIVADELGVPMSDISVTTGDTRRMPYSVGTYASRGAVMSGSAVALAARRLRDKALRIAADALEADAGDLEITDGRVQVKGNPGAGIDLGTVAVLSNPLRYAFDEASKAATQFGGGTDHDRPPVADDDEPGLEGTDFYSPLRCTFANGMHAAIVETDPETAEITILRYCVVHDCGKLVNPLIVEGQVHGGVAQGVAGALYERMAYDSGGQLLNASFMDFLVPYASEVPRIEIDHLETPSPLNPLGIKGAGEAGVIPGAAVLAAAIEDAEGFPIRAMPISPSELFHLRAGFAAGEIRPLHRRSGDTARALSHEQENQDT; from the coding sequence GTGACGACCAAGATGTTCGGCGCGCCCGTTCAGCGCACCGAGGACGAGCGACTGGTCACCGGGCGCGGCGGCTACCTCGACGACCTGGGCGCCGGCGCCTACGCCGCGGCGTTCGTCCGCAGCCCGCACGCCCACGCGCGCATCCGCGACGTCGACGTCATGGCCGCCCTCGACGTCGACGGGCTGGTCGCCGTCTACACCCACGACGACCTGTCCGGGGCGATGGCCGAGCCGCTGCCGCTGCTCATCCCGCACCCGGCCATCCTCGACGGCCGTACGCCCTACGCCCTGGCCAAGGAGTACGTGCACCACGTCGGCGAGCCGGTGGCGATGGTGGTGGCCCGCGACCGCTACGCGGCCGAGGACGCGGTCGAGCGCATCATGGTCGACTACGAGCTCCTCGACCCCGTCGTCGGCATCGACAACGCCGAGCGCGCCGAACGCGTCGTGCACGCCGGCATGCCCGACAACGTCGCCGCGCACCTGGTGCAGGAGGTCGGCGACGCCTCCGACGCGATCGCGGCGGCGCCGCACACGCTCGAACTGGACCTGGACATCGAGCGCTCGGCGTGCACCCCGATGGAGGGCCGCGGCGTCTACGCCCGCTGGGACGGCGCCGACGGGATGCTGCGGCTGTACAGCTCGACCCAGACTGCCTCGGGCGTGCGCGCCGCCGTCGCCGCCAAGCTGGGCCTCGAGCTCGGCCAGGTCGAGGTCGTGGTCCCCGACGTCGGCGGCGGGTTCGGCGTCAAGATCATGCACCCGTGGCCCGAGGAGCTGATGGTGCCGTGGGCGGCCCGGCTGCTCGGCCACGAGGTCAAGTGGGCCGAGGACCGCCGAGAGCACTTCGTCTCCGCCGCCCACGAGCGCGGCCAGCACCAGCGGGTGCGCGCCGGCTTCGACGACGAGGGCCGGCTGCTCGGCCTGGACGTGCGGATCCTGCACGACAACGGCGCCTACCTGCCCTACGGCATCATCGTCCCGATCGTCACCTCCACCCAACTGCTCGGCCCCTACAAGCCCGGCGCCTACCGGGTGGAGTTCCGCAGCCTCTACACCAACACCGTCATCGTCACCCCCTACCGGGGCGCCGGCCGGCCCCAGGGCGTGTTCGCGATGGAGCGGACCATGGACGCCATCGCCGACTACCTGGGCAGGGACCGCACGCAGGTGCGCGCGGCGAACTTCATCCAGCCCGACGAGATGCCCTACGACCAGGGACTGCTGTTCCAGGACGGCCGGCCGCTCGTCTACGACTCCGGCGACTTCCCCGCGTCGCTGGCCAAGCTGAAGGACCTCATCGGCTGGGACGACTTCGAGTCCTACCGGGAGCGGGCCCGGGCCGAAGGGCGCCGCGTCGGCATCGGGCTGGCCTGCTACGTCGAGGGCACCGGCCCCGGCCCCTACGAGGGCGGCCACGTGCAGGTCGAGACCAGCGGCAGGGTGCGGGTGGCCACCGGGCTGACCAGCCAGGGCCAGGGGCACCAGACGATCCTCGCCCAGATCGTCGCCGACGAGCTGGGCGTGCCCATGTCCGACATCTCGGTGACCACCGGCGACACCCGCCGCATGCCCTACTCGGTGGGCACCTACGCCTCGCGCGGCGCGGTGATGAGCGGCAGCGCGGTCGCCCTGGCCGCGCGCAGGCTCAGGGACAAGGCGCTGCGCATCGCCGCCGACGCGCTGGAGGCCGACGCCGGCGACCTGGAGATCACCGACGGCCGGGTCCAGGTGAAGGGCAACCCCGGCGCGGGCATCGACCTGGGCACCGTCGCCGTGCTGTCCAACCCGCTGCGCTACGCCTTCGACGAGGCGTCGAAGGCGGCCACCCAGTTCGGCGGCGGCACCGACCACGACCGCCCGCCGGTGGCCGACGACGACGAGCCCGGCCTGGAGGGCACCGACTTCTACTCGCCGCTGCGCTGCACGTTCGCCAACGGCATGCACGCCGCGATCGTGGAGACCGACCCCGAGACCGCCGAGATCACGATCCTGCGCTACTGCGTCGTGCACGACTGCGGCAAGCTGGTCAACCCGCTGATCGTCGAGGGGCAGGTACACGGGGGCGTGGCCCAGGGCGTGGCGGGGGCGCTGTACGAGCGGATGGCCTACGACTCCGGCGGCCAGCTGCTCAACGCCTCCTTCATGGACTTCCTCGTCCCCTACGCCAGCGAGGTGCCCCGGATCGAGATCGACCACCTGGAGACGCCCAGCCCGCTCAACCCGCTCGGCATCAAGGGCGCGGGCGAGGCCGGCGTGATCCCCGGCGCCGCGGTGCTCGCCGCGGCGATCGAGGACGCCGAGGGCTTCCCCATCCGCGCCATGCCGATCTCGCCCTCGGAGCTGTTCCACCTGCGGGCCGGGTTCGCCGCAGGGGAGATCCGCCCGCTGCACCGCCGGTCCGGGGACACGGCCCGGGCCCTCAGTCACGAACAGGAGAACCAAGACACATGA
- a CDS encoding SRPBCC family protein → MKVTGNATLNAPADKVWATILDPAVLARTIPGCERLETTGPDRYRGTITAGVASIKGTFLGDVELTDLEQPSSLVLRASGAGGPGTVKADVAVRLADLGDGRTELTYDADAVVGGMVGGVGQRVLTGVARKMAGEFFTAIDGELTGRTAVPAAVPEQPAAPATESAAAAGTGAAVPATFPGRAAAVGAGANEGEFVKGAVFGAAIAFAGVLIGVLAGRRRKG, encoded by the coding sequence ATGAAGGTCACGGGCAACGCCACCCTGAACGCACCCGCCGACAAGGTGTGGGCCACCATCCTCGACCCGGCGGTGCTGGCCCGCACCATCCCGGGCTGCGAGCGGTTGGAGACGACCGGCCCGGACCGCTACCGGGGCACGATCACCGCGGGGGTCGCCTCGATCAAGGGCACGTTCCTCGGCGACGTGGAGCTCACCGACCTGGAGCAGCCCTCCTCGCTGGTGCTGCGCGCCTCGGGGGCCGGAGGGCCGGGCACGGTCAAGGCCGATGTCGCCGTGCGGCTGGCCGACCTGGGGGACGGGCGCACCGAGCTGACCTACGACGCCGACGCCGTCGTCGGCGGGATGGTCGGCGGCGTGGGCCAGCGCGTGCTCACCGGCGTGGCCAGGAAGATGGCGGGGGAGTTCTTCACGGCCATCGACGGCGAGCTCACCGGCCGCACGGCGGTCCCGGCGGCGGTCCCCGAGCAGCCGGCCGCGCCCGCCACCGAATCCGCCGCGGCGGCCGGCACCGGCGCCGCGGTCCCGGCGACCTTCCCCGGGCGCGCCGCCGCGGTCGGCGCGGGCGCGAACGAGGGCGAATTCGTCAAGGGGGCGGTCTTCGGCGCCGCGATCGCGTTCGCCGGAGTGCTCATCGGCGTACTCGCAGGCCGCCGCCGCAAGGGCTGA
- a CDS encoding GTP-binding protein: MNDSPKLSTKIIVAGGFGVGKTTFVGAVSEIPPVRTEAAVSSASVGIDDLSKTPDKTSTTVAMDFGRISLDTDLTLYLFGTPGQQRFWFMWDDLARGALGTVILVDTRRLEDSFQAIDYFEKQYRLPFLIAVNSFTDEHDYTVDELRDALALDPEVPVVPCDARDRESVLKTLVTLVKHAMAVEARQRRQLVH; this comes from the coding sequence GTGAACGATTCCCCGAAGCTCTCCACCAAGATCATCGTCGCCGGCGGGTTCGGCGTCGGAAAGACGACGTTCGTGGGCGCGGTCTCCGAGATCCCCCCGGTGCGCACCGAGGCCGCCGTCAGCTCCGCCAGCGTCGGCATCGACGACCTGTCCAAGACGCCGGACAAGACCAGCACCACCGTCGCCATGGACTTCGGCCGGATCTCGCTCGACACCGACCTCACCCTCTACCTCTTCGGCACCCCCGGTCAGCAGCGGTTCTGGTTCATGTGGGACGACCTGGCGCGCGGCGCGCTGGGCACCGTCATCCTGGTCGACACCCGCCGGCTGGAGGACTCCTTCCAGGCCATCGACTACTTCGAGAAGCAGTACCGGCTGCCGTTCCTCATCGCCGTGAACTCCTTCACCGACGAGCACGACTACACCGTCGACGAGCTGCGCGACGCGCTCGCCCTCGACCCCGAGGTCCCGGTCGTGCCGTGCGACGCCCGCGACCGCGAATCGGTGCTGAAGACCCTGGTCACCCTGGTCAAGCACGCGATGGCGGTCGAGGCGCGCCAGCGCCGCCAGCTCGTCCACTAG
- the secA2 gene encoding accessory Sec system translocase SecA2, whose translation MAARVRQVLGKPGSVDLRPYTKLLTSIDDRESALLELSDAELTAKAAELGNAELPYERDDLVELCAVGREAARRALGERPFDVQLLGVMALLDGHVAEMATGEGKTLAGALAAAGFALRGQRVHVISVNDYLAHRDAEWMAPVYDLLGVAVARIGQESGTEERRAAYAADVTYASVSELGFDVLRDRLATDESALVVPEPGVALIDEADSVLVDEARVPLVLAGAAEAAESDAAMADLVRELRPRIHYEIDDEGRNVQLTDAGIEAVEERLDGVDLYSGDDPGVLPGVNLALHAHALLERDVHYIVREGEVKLVNESRGRIALLQRWPDGLQAAVEAKEGVAVSETGEVLDSITVQALLLRYPVRCGMTGTAMAVADQLREFYELEVAVIEPNKPCVRVDEADRLYATPEEKEDALVAEVAEVHTTGRPILIGTQDVAESERLAKRLAAEGLDCAVLNAKNDAEEAGVIAEAGSHGAITVSTQMAGRGTDIRLGGSDMADRDRVVEAGGLYVMGYGRYPSSRLDDQLRGRSGRQGDPGSSRFFVSVEDDLVANNAPESRGYEVTAEGEITDSAWRNTVDHAQRVAEGRLLELHRNTWRYSKLIDLQRGVVLEHRENVLSGDLADRQLASDRPERHAELVEEVGEEETARAARLVTLYHLDRGWTDHLAFLADLREGIHLRFLGRRNPLDEFNAEAAPAFKGFLDDARARAAEAFDEAPVADGRVDVAGAGVKRPSITWTYMVQEHPFSTEFETVVGRVRNAVSGNR comes from the coding sequence ATGGCCGCCCGCGTCCGCCAGGTTCTCGGTAAACCGGGTTCGGTGGATCTGCGCCCCTATACGAAGCTGCTGACGTCGATCGACGACCGAGAATCCGCGCTGCTCGAACTGAGCGACGCCGAACTCACGGCCAAGGCCGCGGAGCTCGGCAACGCCGAGCTGCCCTATGAGCGCGACGACCTGGTCGAGCTGTGCGCGGTCGGCCGCGAGGCCGCCCGCCGCGCGCTGGGGGAGCGGCCGTTCGACGTCCAGCTCCTCGGCGTGATGGCGCTGCTCGACGGGCACGTCGCCGAGATGGCCACCGGCGAGGGCAAGACGCTCGCCGGCGCACTGGCCGCCGCCGGGTTCGCGCTGCGCGGCCAGCGGGTGCACGTGATCAGCGTCAACGACTACCTCGCGCACCGCGACGCCGAGTGGATGGCCCCGGTGTATGACCTGCTGGGCGTGGCCGTGGCGCGGATCGGCCAGGAGTCCGGCACCGAGGAGCGCCGCGCGGCCTACGCCGCCGACGTCACCTACGCCTCGGTCAGCGAGCTGGGCTTCGACGTGCTGCGCGACCGGCTGGCCACCGACGAGTCGGCGCTGGTGGTGCCCGAGCCCGGCGTCGCGCTCATCGACGAGGCCGACTCCGTCCTGGTCGACGAGGCGCGCGTGCCGCTGGTGCTGGCCGGCGCGGCCGAGGCCGCCGAGTCCGACGCGGCAATGGCCGACCTGGTCAGGGAGCTGCGGCCCAGGATCCACTACGAGATCGACGACGAGGGCCGCAACGTCCAGCTCACCGACGCCGGCATCGAGGCGGTCGAGGAGCGGCTCGACGGCGTCGACCTGTACTCCGGGGACGACCCGGGCGTCCTTCCCGGCGTCAACCTCGCCCTGCACGCCCACGCGCTGCTGGAGCGCGACGTGCACTACATCGTGCGCGAGGGCGAGGTGAAGCTGGTCAACGAGTCCCGCGGCCGCATCGCGCTGCTGCAGCGCTGGCCCGACGGCCTGCAGGCCGCGGTCGAGGCCAAGGAGGGGGTCGCGGTCAGCGAGACCGGGGAGGTCCTGGACTCCATCACGGTGCAGGCGCTGCTGCTGCGCTACCCCGTCCGATGCGGCATGACCGGTACCGCGATGGCGGTCGCCGACCAGCTCAGGGAGTTCTACGAGCTGGAGGTCGCGGTCATCGAGCCGAACAAGCCGTGCGTGCGCGTCGACGAGGCCGACCGTCTCTACGCCACGCCGGAGGAGAAGGAGGACGCCCTCGTCGCCGAGGTCGCCGAGGTCCACACCACGGGCCGGCCCATCCTCATCGGCACCCAGGACGTCGCCGAGTCCGAGCGGCTGGCCAAGCGGCTGGCGGCCGAAGGACTGGACTGCGCCGTGCTCAACGCCAAGAACGACGCCGAGGAGGCGGGGGTGATCGCCGAGGCGGGGTCCCACGGCGCGATCACCGTCTCCACCCAGATGGCCGGCCGCGGCACCGACATCCGGCTGGGCGGCAGCGACATGGCCGACCGCGACCGGGTGGTCGAGGCCGGCGGGCTCTACGTCATGGGCTACGGCCGCTACCCCAGCAGCAGGCTGGACGACCAGTTGCGCGGCCGGTCCGGGCGGCAGGGCGACCCGGGCAGCTCGCGGTTCTTCGTCAGCGTCGAGGACGACCTGGTCGCCAACAACGCGCCGGAGAGCCGGGGCTACGAGGTGACCGCCGAGGGCGAGATCACCGACTCCGCGTGGCGCAACACCGTCGACCACGCCCAGCGGGTGGCCGAGGGGCGGCTGCTGGAGCTGCACCGCAACACCTGGCGCTACAGCAAGCTCATCGACCTGCAGCGCGGCGTCGTGCTGGAGCACCGCGAGAACGTCCTGAGCGGAGACCTGGCCGACCGCCAACTCGCCTCGGACCGCCCGGAGCGCCACGCCGAACTGGTGGAGGAGGTCGGCGAGGAGGAGACCGCGCGGGCCGCCCGGCTGGTCACGCTGTACCACCTCGACCGCGGCTGGACCGACCACCTGGCGTTCCTCGCCGACCTGCGCGAGGGCATCCACCTGCGCTTCCTCGGCCGCCGCAATCCGCTGGACGAGTTCAACGCCGAGGCGGCGCCGGCGTTCAAGGGCTTCCTGGACGACGCGCGGGCACGCGCGGCCGAGGCGTTCGACGAGGCGCCGGTGGCCGACGGCCGGGTCGACGTCGCCGGGGCCGGCGTGAAGCGCCCCTCCATCACCTGGACCTACATGGTCCAGGAGCACCCGTTCAGCACCGAGTTCGAAACGGTCGTCGGCCGGGTCAGGAACGCCGTGTCCGGGAACCGGTGA